In Alphaproteobacteria bacterium, one genomic interval encodes:
- a CDS encoding caspase family protein, with amino-acid sequence MIWRKTPLQCVAILFAGFLWLSMVATPEARAQNVSQWSGTYRCIPSARHCIGGWDGEIRIAGGNVMGNLTLFWEGAAYKGAVTGRIDPRGDFLGTAFVMHGADDKKIEVDITGPLWEASASLITRSFMRGAKRRDIGRLRFIEPARFAEIEKANAAPAGRTASAARSVPSSPQTMVSAEPMREVGCDTFVGTFTVRAATSDSSERLRSGGGCLDQPGFTVLRDAVEDWVEVRLDDGRVGFVEVTNPSLRAYVGAALAVAPTLALPPTRLAAQEPLTVPATVAQAPRAPESRNPTPRTGPCIFGPDDYVVRVLPDPSARPLISGRGCLDDLELDVVAETSRAGWFLVRLPSGRSGFVDAQANAAMTALVAALGTAVANSPQVAGAPRSESAVVAPDLEPIDRRFVAIGNANVREGPDVRAQRVATVTQGTVVVALGRVRGADWFFIARDGAPLGYVFAPLIAEEGSPEALAALAPLTPQRSADVPENRHAVAVIIGNRRYGGDIPDVTYAHNDADAVRRHVIDVLGYRDGNVIDLRDATLADFNRVFGTERSRRAQLANWIRDGRSDVTVFYSGHGVPGLEDRRGYLLPVDGDPNLAELTGYSLDTLHHNLSRLPARSVQIFLDACFSGNSAGGSLLRATSGIGLSPALPEGSQAGIVMVTAASGDQVASWDEDAGHGLFTRHLLMALQGLADTKTWGDGNGQVTLGEVKTYLDDEMTFQARKRFNREQTATIAGGRATVVSRME; translated from the coding sequence ATGATTTGGCGCAAGACACCGCTGCAGTGCGTTGCGATCCTATTTGCAGGTTTTCTTTGGCTCTCAATGGTTGCCACACCCGAGGCACGCGCCCAAAACGTCAGCCAATGGAGCGGCACGTATCGCTGTATTCCCTCGGCAAGACACTGCATCGGCGGATGGGACGGTGAGATCCGCATTGCCGGCGGCAATGTTATGGGCAACCTCACGCTCTTTTGGGAGGGCGCAGCCTACAAAGGCGCGGTCACCGGGCGTATCGACCCAAGGGGAGATTTCTTGGGCACCGCTTTTGTCATGCACGGCGCCGACGACAAAAAGATCGAGGTGGATATCACCGGACCTTTGTGGGAGGCCAGCGCCTCGCTCATCACGAGGTCCTTCATGCGGGGTGCAAAACGCCGCGATATTGGACGGCTGCGTTTCATCGAGCCTGCGCGGTTTGCCGAAATTGAAAAGGCCAATGCCGCACCGGCGGGACGAACGGCGTCGGCGGCGCGGAGCGTTCCGTCCAGCCCGCAAACAATGGTGTCTGCGGAGCCAATGCGGGAGGTAGGGTGCGATACCTTTGTGGGCACTTTCACTGTGCGCGCCGCTACCAGCGATAGCAGCGAACGGCTCCGCTCCGGGGGCGGGTGCCTCGATCAGCCCGGCTTCACCGTCTTACGCGACGCGGTGGAGGACTGGGTAGAAGTTCGTCTCGACGACGGGCGCGTCGGCTTTGTTGAGGTTACCAACCCCTCGCTACGCGCCTATGTCGGCGCGGCCCTTGCCGTGGCGCCTACGCTGGCGTTGCCGCCCACCCGCTTGGCGGCGCAAGAACCTTTGACCGTGCCTGCGACGGTCGCGCAAGCGCCCCGCGCGCCCGAGTCGCGCAACCCCACGCCGCGCACCGGTCCGTGCATATTCGGCCCCGACGATTATGTCGTGCGGGTTTTGCCCGATCCCTCGGCTCGGCCGTTGATCTCAGGCCGAGGCTGCCTTGACGACCTCGAACTGGATGTGGTCGCGGAAACGAGTCGCGCAGGGTGGTTTCTCGTCCGTTTGCCCAGCGGGCGCAGCGGCTTCGTCGATGCGCAGGCAAATGCAGCGATGACGGCCCTCGTTGCCGCCCTAGGCACCGCCGTGGCCAACAGCCCCCAGGTTGCCGGGGCGCCGCGGTCGGAATCGGCTGTCGTGGCGCCCGATCTCGAGCCGATCGATCGGCGTTTTGTCGCGATCGGCAACGCCAACGTACGCGAAGGGCCTGACGTGCGCGCGCAGCGCGTTGCCACCGTGACCCAAGGGACCGTTGTGGTCGCCCTTGGCCGCGTACGCGGCGCGGATTGGTTCTTCATTGCGCGCGACGGCGCGCCCCTTGGTTACGTTTTTGCCCCGCTAATTGCCGAGGAAGGAAGCCCGGAAGCATTGGCGGCGCTTGCTCCGTTGACGCCCCAGCGATCGGCGGATGTTCCGGAAAATCGCCACGCCGTTGCGGTCATTATCGGCAACCGCCGCTACGGCGGCGATATCCCGGATGTGACCTACGCGCACAACGACGCCGACGCGGTTCGCCGTCATGTGATCGACGTCCTTGGTTACCGCGATGGCAATGTCATCGACTTGCGCGACGCGACCCTAGCCGACTTCAATCGGGTCTTTGGCACCGAGCGCAGCAGGCGGGCGCAACTCGCCAACTGGATACGCGACGGACGGTCGGATGTGACGGTGTTCTATTCTGGGCACGGCGTCCCAGGCTTGGAGGATCGCCGAGGATATCTTCTGCCGGTGGACGGCGATCCCAACCTTGCAGAACTGACCGGCTACTCGCTCGATACGCTACACCACAATCTGTCGCGCCTGCCGGCGCGGTCGGTGCAGATTTTTCTCGATGCATGCTTTTCGGGTAACTCCGCGGGTGGATCGCTCCTGCGGGCGACCTCGGGGATTGGATTGTCGCCGGCGCTGCCGGAGGGGAGCCAAGCGGGGATCGTCATGGTCACCGCAGCGTCGGGCGATCAAGTCGCGAGTTGGGACGAAGACGCCGGGCATGGCCTGTTCACACGCCATCTCTTGATGGCGCTCCAGGGGCTAGCGGACACAAAGACCTGGGGCGATGGCAACGGACAGGTAACGCTCGGGGAGGTAAAGACCTATCTCGACGACGAAATGACCTTCCAAGCGCGCAAACGATTCAACCGAGAACAAACCGCGACCATTGCCGGTGGCCGTGCGACAGTGGTTTCGCGAATGGAGTGA
- a CDS encoding heme-binding protein, which produces MKRLVATLVAGAVMAFVPAALAQVSQQALTTAEVGRIISQATQEAQARNLAATISVVDRVGNVLAVFQMTGATARLRVTSGKGIARTNGLEEVQDTFTNLGATGSPTTRLAAIAKAITGAYLSSSGNAFTTRTASQIVQEHFNPGEGFAPSGPLFGVQFSQLPCSDLSVRFATNGNPTGFVDATAGPKRSPLGLSADPGGLPLYKAGVVVGGIGIEINGTYTIDNSVIDRDFDTEEIVALAGQSGFAPPDDIRANRIFVEGKSLRYVDQDVNVLIRNPANAPAFANGTGGNLVAVNGYYAGAALIAGTAYGNAESGFASDPNGDYNGVGGVVFVLFNGATPPAARFRPRDSISPTTAAGGLTTAEVRQIIRSALTVAFASRAQIRRPLSSQVQVTVSVVDGAGNILGIARTFDGPIFGTDVSLQKARTATLFSSSTAGTYLGTFNSTVGGTAAGQNANGVTIANYVTAVRGVLGNNALQDGTAFADRSGGNLARPFLPDGIIGASNGPLSYPIATWSPFNTGLQLDAVLDNIATHVLYTDVGGANNDTGATCSAFTATAGTLITRISNGFQIFPGSVPIYRNGSVIGGIGVSGDGIDQDDMVSFLGLHNAGLALGTGVGNAPPARRADQLRASGGFLRYVNCPFKPFLGSRQNNVCDGK; this is translated from the coding sequence GTGAAACGGCTGGTGGCGACTCTGGTGGCAGGCGCCGTGATGGCCTTCGTGCCGGCGGCGCTCGCGCAAGTATCTCAGCAGGCGCTAACAACTGCCGAGGTCGGGCGGATTATTTCCCAGGCTACGCAGGAGGCGCAGGCTCGGAACCTCGCCGCGACGATTTCCGTCGTCGATCGTGTTGGCAACGTTCTGGCTGTGTTTCAGATGACCGGTGCGACCGCCCGTCTTCGGGTCACGAGCGGCAAAGGAATCGCCCGGACCAATGGACTCGAAGAAGTTCAAGATACTTTCACAAATCTAGGTGCGACGGGGTCGCCGACGACCCGTCTCGCCGCGATCGCAAAGGCCATCACCGGCGCCTACCTGTCGTCAAGCGGGAACGCATTCACCACCCGGACCGCAAGCCAGATCGTTCAGGAACACTTCAATCCCGGCGAAGGATTTGCGCCGAGCGGCCCGCTTTTCGGGGTTCAGTTCAGCCAGTTGCCCTGTTCGGATTTGTCTGTTCGCTTTGCTACCAACGGGAACCCGACGGGATTCGTCGATGCCACGGCGGGCCCGAAGCGGTCGCCGCTTGGACTATCGGCCGACCCCGGCGGATTGCCGCTCTACAAGGCTGGCGTGGTGGTCGGTGGCATTGGGATCGAGATCAACGGCACCTACACGATCGACAACTCGGTGATCGACCGGGACTTCGATACGGAGGAAATCGTCGCGCTGGCTGGGCAATCCGGTTTTGCTCCGCCCGACGATATCCGAGCGAACAGGATTTTCGTTGAAGGGAAGAGTTTGCGGTACGTCGATCAGGATGTGAACGTCCTGATCAGAAATCCTGCCAACGCACCGGCCTTCGCCAACGGTACCGGCGGAAATTTGGTTGCCGTCAACGGCTACTATGCCGGCGCGGCCCTGATTGCTGGGACGGCCTATGGCAATGCTGAATCGGGTTTCGCGTCCGATCCCAATGGCGATTACAACGGTGTGGGCGGGGTCGTGTTCGTGCTGTTTAATGGCGCAACGCCGCCGGCGGCACGGTTTCGCCCGCGCGATAGTATTAGCCCCACGACCGCCGCAGGTGGGTTAACGACGGCGGAAGTTCGCCAGATTATTCGCAGCGCGTTGACCGTTGCCTTCGCCAGTAGGGCGCAAATTCGCCGCCCGTTGTCGAGCCAAGTGCAGGTGACTGTTTCTGTAGTGGACGGCGCCGGCAATATCTTGGGGATAGCGCGGACCTTTGACGGACCGATCTTCGGAACCGACGTGTCGCTGCAAAAAGCGCGTACCGCCACGTTGTTCTCAAGCAGTACCGCGGGCACCTATTTGGGTACCTTTAATTCAACCGTCGGCGGGACGGCGGCCGGCCAGAACGCCAACGGTGTCACGATTGCGAACTATGTAACGGCGGTTCGCGGTGTACTGGGCAACAATGCCTTGCAGGACGGGACGGCGTTCGCGGACCGATCCGGCGGTAACCTCGCGCGGCCTTTTTTGCCAGACGGCATTATTGGCGCGAGCAACGGGCCGCTGAGCTACCCGATCGCGACATGGAGCCCGTTTAACACGGGCCTCCAGCTAGACGCTGTCCTCGACAATATCGCCACCCACGTGCTCTATACCGACGTCGGTGGCGCAAATAACGACACGGGCGCGACCTGTTCGGCGTTTACCGCAACAGCCGGTACGCTCATCACCCGCATTTCCAACGGTTTTCAGATATTTCCGGGAAGTGTGCCGATCTATCGCAATGGTTCGGTAATCGGCGGAATCGGCGTTTCCGGTGACGGGATCGATCAGGACGACATGGTATCGTTCCTTGGACTTCACAACGCAGGCTTAGCGCTGGGTACCGGGGTCGGCAATGCGCCGCCGGCGCGGCGTGCGGATCAACTGCGCGCGTCCGGGGGCTTTTTGCGCTACGTGAACTGCCCCTTCAAGCCGTTCCTAGGATCGCGCCAAAATAATGTGTGCGATGGGAAATAG
- a CDS encoding A24 family peptidase, whose amino-acid sequence MTPFATDWLAVFLIAAGPFVGSFVGTLALRWPAGDSVVGGRSACRSCHATLAWRDLLPLVSWIALRGRCRRCGAEIGLLYPSTEVAALGVGIWATLAFSGVELALVCVLGWALLALAVIDARTKLLPDLLTLPILIVGVGLAGFDGRLIESLLGAAIGFALFATLAVGYRRWRHRDGLGLGDAKLLAAAGAWVGWVGLPGIVLAASVTALVVAVPTIMRRRAGIGAVEIAFGPYLAAATWITVLHGPIVIA is encoded by the coding sequence ATGACCCCGTTTGCGACCGATTGGCTCGCGGTCTTCCTGATCGCGGCCGGCCCGTTCGTCGGTAGTTTCGTGGGAACCCTCGCGCTCCGCTGGCCCGCAGGCGATTCCGTCGTGGGTGGCCGTTCTGCTTGCCGCTCGTGTCATGCCACCTTGGCCTGGCGCGATTTGCTGCCACTGGTCAGTTGGATCGCGCTACGCGGCCGGTGCCGCCGGTGTGGCGCTGAGATCGGGCTCCTCTACCCGTCGACCGAGGTTGCAGCACTCGGTGTTGGCATCTGGGCCACCCTCGCGTTTTCCGGCGTCGAACTCGCGCTGGTCTGTGTCCTAGGGTGGGCCCTGCTGGCGCTGGCGGTGATCGACGCCCGCACGAAGCTGCTACCCGATCTACTGACCTTGCCGATTCTCATTGTCGGCGTTGGACTTGCCGGATTTGACGGACGGTTGATCGAATCCCTCCTGGGCGCGGCGATCGGGTTCGCCCTGTTCGCGACACTTGCGGTGGGTTACCGGCGGTGGCGGCACCGTGATGGCCTGGGATTGGGCGATGCCAAACTTCTCGCGGCCGCGGGCGCCTGGGTCGGGTGGGTCGGCCTGCCGGGGATCGTTCTCGCCGCGAGCGTTACGGCTTTGGTGGTTGCGGTGCCGACGATCATGCGCCGGCGCGCGGGCATTGGCGCCGTCGAAATTGCCTTCGGCCCCTACCTCGCGGCGGCAACTTGGATCACTGTGTTGCATGGGCCAATTGTGATCGCATGA
- a CDS encoding serine protease has product MGRIKAAWLVLIFSVFVGACEGITYQGTGAAYQPPAVTGGGSSGAGPFAIVSPQSHEFTKDTIAEVLVSKGYVVLPGHTTSRLFASGSARQVSSVLCADLGVRVKIIGTSRAVECAITDINTDRVLYTGQGEHIDWTIALDFRGAVRAALGNLPDTGRLGRRANASDIALATSPQGASARQAVATPTPRASGRIPVRSMPPGSGTGFVVSTRGYALTSSRVVEGCGVLQGRLQGRDIALRELATDPSQGLTVLELPPGTYRAAPLATTVPERWEVVVVMGFPAGGSPGASLNLIKGEVVAEPSIARPMRVSVESPMVARGGPALNVGGAVVAVIGEETGVDSQPAVGVAAIRAFLDSYGVPYEEAGAAESPNTETGSAYTLRISCAS; this is encoded by the coding sequence GTGGGTCGCATCAAGGCCGCTTGGCTCGTGCTGATTTTTTCGGTCTTCGTCGGTGCCTGCGAGGGAATTACCTACCAAGGAACCGGCGCTGCCTATCAGCCCCCGGCCGTAACCGGCGGTGGGTCTTCCGGTGCCGGACCGTTTGCGATCGTGTCCCCGCAAAGCCATGAGTTTACGAAGGACACGATCGCCGAGGTTCTGGTGAGCAAAGGGTATGTTGTCCTGCCCGGGCACACCACCTCGCGGCTTTTCGCTTCCGGCTCTGCCCGGCAGGTTTCATCCGTTCTGTGCGCAGACCTTGGGGTGCGGGTGAAGATCATAGGAACATCGCGGGCTGTCGAGTGCGCCATCACCGATATCAACACCGATCGGGTGCTGTATACCGGGCAAGGAGAGCACATCGATTGGACCATTGCGCTCGATTTTCGCGGCGCGGTCCGGGCGGCGCTCGGCAACCTCCCCGATACCGGGCGGCTCGGTCGCCGGGCGAATGCAAGCGACATCGCGCTAGCGACGTCGCCCCAGGGCGCGTCGGCGCGGCAAGCGGTGGCCACGCCAACGCCGCGGGCCTCGGGACGCATCCCAGTCCGGTCGATGCCGCCAGGCAGCGGTACCGGCTTTGTAGTGTCGACTCGAGGTTATGCGTTGACCTCGTCTCGCGTCGTGGAAGGGTGCGGTGTCTTGCAGGGTCGGTTGCAGGGCCGCGATATTGCGTTACGTGAGCTTGCCACCGATCCAAGTCAAGGACTGACGGTCCTCGAGTTGCCACCGGGGACCTACCGGGCAGCACCGCTCGCGACGACGGTCCCCGAACGCTGGGAAGTCGTGGTCGTGATGGGGTTTCCCGCCGGCGGTTCGCCTGGCGCGAGCCTGAACCTCATCAAGGGCGAGGTCGTGGCCGAACCATCGATCGCCCGACCGATGCGGGTGAGCGTGGAGTCGCCGATGGTGGCCCGAGGCGGGCCGGCGTTGAATGTCGGCGGCGCGGTCGTTGCGGTGATCGGGGAGGAAACTGGGGTCGACTCCCAGCCCGCAGTCGGGGTCGCTGCGATCCGTGCGTTCCTTGACAGCTACGGCGTCCCCTACGAAGAGGCCGGAGCCGCGGAGAGTCCGAATACCGAAACCGGGTCGGCCTATACCTTGCGGATTAGCTGTGCGTCCTAG
- a CDS encoding multiheme c-type cytochrome gives MFGWARTLAFTVVAVSGLALTSQTGWSQQQAKMPLVDGELHLGVASCAGSTCHGAAAPLPGSNVLQNEFITWQQKDKHHKAYEVLLNDRSKRIARNLGLDAAHTAKLCLDCHADNPPSDKRHTTFQITDGVTCESCHGGAGRWIGTHIVPAATHANNVRNGLFPTDDPVERARLCLSCHFGDETRFVSHRIMGAGHPRMSFELDTFTALQPAHFVIDRDYRQRKQVAGGIQTWAIGQAMSINVMLDTMLDPERGVDGLFPELVVFDCHACHTPMSALDWAPRKGTAALGPGTPRFNDANLLMLQVITDYIDGELGNQLRAKTSALHTATRSNHAAMLAAARDLKRVTAQLIAAFSNRTFKAEDMKVLLNGIIANGLEGEYVDYAGAEQAAMAVGTIVTAMQNAGTLNKDQMAGVNTALDKVFEAVDDDEKYRPQTFMASLREFQQSVP, from the coding sequence ATGTTTGGTTGGGCGCGGACACTCGCATTCACGGTCGTCGCGGTATCGGGCTTGGCGTTAACGTCGCAAACCGGTTGGTCGCAGCAGCAGGCGAAGATGCCGCTTGTCGATGGCGAGTTGCACCTTGGGGTCGCATCGTGCGCGGGCAGCACCTGCCACGGCGCCGCCGCGCCGCTGCCAGGCTCCAATGTGCTGCAGAACGAATTCATTACCTGGCAGCAAAAAGATAAGCACCACAAGGCCTACGAAGTATTGCTCAATGACCGTTCGAAACGGATTGCCCGCAACCTCGGTCTCGACGCTGCCCATACCGCCAAGTTGTGCCTCGACTGTCACGCCGACAACCCACCAAGCGACAAACGCCACACCACCTTCCAAATCACCGACGGGGTAACCTGCGAGTCCTGCCACGGCGGGGCGGGGCGTTGGATCGGCACCCATATCGTGCCGGCGGCAACCCATGCCAACAACGTTCGTAACGGCCTATTCCCGACCGACGACCCGGTCGAGCGCGCGCGGCTCTGCCTGTCCTGCCATTTCGGCGATGAAACGCGTTTCGTATCGCACCGGATCATGGGCGCAGGGCATCCCCGGATGAGTTTCGAGCTCGATACCTTCACAGCCCTGCAACCGGCCCATTTCGTGATCGACCGCGACTACCGTCAACGCAAACAAGTTGCGGGTGGAATCCAAACATGGGCAATCGGCCAAGCGATGTCGATCAACGTCATGCTCGACACGATGCTCGACCCGGAACGCGGGGTTGACGGACTGTTCCCCGAATTGGTCGTGTTCGATTGCCACGCCTGCCATACGCCCATGAGCGCGCTGGATTGGGCACCGCGGAAGGGCACGGCCGCACTGGGACCGGGGACGCCACGTTTCAACGACGCCAATCTATTGATGCTGCAGGTGATCACCGACTACATCGATGGTGAACTGGGCAACCAGCTCCGCGCGAAGACCAGCGCCCTCCACACCGCGACCCGGAGCAACCACGCGGCGATGCTCGCCGCCGCTCGTGACCTGAAGCGGGTGACCGCTCAACTCATCGCCGCGTTTTCCAACCGGACGTTCAAGGCCGAGGACATGAAGGTGCTCTTGAACGGGATTATCGCCAACGGTCTCGAGGGTGAATACGTCGACTACGCCGGCGCAGAGCAAGCGGCGATGGCGGTAGGCACGATCGTTACGGCCATGCAAAACGCCGGCACCCTGAACAAGGATCAAATGGCCGGTGTCAACACAGCGCTCGACAAGGTCTTCGAAGCTGTTGACGACGATGAGAAGTACCGCCCACAGACCTTCATGGCCTCGTTGCGGGAATTCCAACAAAGCGTTCCGTAG
- a CDS encoding cyclic nucleotide-binding domain-containing protein, which translates to MAEHYQVAIVGSGPCGMSAGGRAAQQNVSHVVLERTDHLSDTIFKYQKGKHVMATPDILPLRSSMAFDAGTRESILGRWDEQTASLGVNVRHNAEVTAITGEKGNFSLTLKNGEMLTADNVVLGIGLQGNLRKLACPGGDWDGVQYQLDDPDEYEGENIVVIGAGDAAIENAVALAKQNNVYIVNRRDEFARAKDGNRNLIESAIDSGDIVCYYNADPKEVTPGKLVLTVADGEAEIECDRIIARLGAVAPRKFVESCGIEFPSKDPSSLPELSPQYESNVPGLYIVGALAGFPLIKQAMNQGYEVIEFILGNQIKPADEPLLEEKFRSLPGGRSVDDVITHIRDNVPLLRALTPLQLREFLLDATIHVPSRGEIVFERNDYTNSFFMIVEGSADILIDEDDPNIKVTVGVGDFFGEIGLIAGRRRSATVLAAETSVMLESPRRSMVKLINSVEAVERSMNEVALVRQLRTYLSPHLTDEAIQPVLETAEVRSFKSGQVMFKESDPDEGVYLIRKGSVTVSRRIGGKDIVIAYVPAGHYVGEMAFLTRARRNATVRAAINTETIWMESDKFRQMIDASPELRGEVERRLLTRFIESESMQTRPDAGNIIQFLVEQGVGEATDILLIDETLCVACDNCEKACAETHGGVSRLNREAGPTYASIHVPTSCRHCEHPHCMADCPPDAIHRAVDGEVYIDDSCIGCGNCERNCPYGVIQLSSGAPKKPGLFSWMMFGIGPGPGENKIWNKAHKKDDGAPKVAVKCDMCLNVPGGSACVRACPTGAAIRVSPEEFFSLSELAARG; encoded by the coding sequence ATGGCAGAGCACTATCAGGTTGCGATCGTCGGATCGGGACCCTGTGGCATGAGCGCCGGCGGCCGTGCGGCCCAACAAAACGTGTCGCACGTCGTTCTAGAGCGAACCGACCACCTGTCGGACACGATTTTCAAGTACCAAAAGGGCAAGCATGTCATGGCGACGCCGGACATCCTGCCGCTGCGCAGCTCAATGGCGTTCGATGCCGGGACCCGCGAATCGATTTTGGGCAGATGGGACGAGCAAACCGCGTCGCTCGGTGTGAATGTCCGTCATAACGCCGAGGTCACCGCGATTACGGGCGAGAAGGGCAATTTCTCGCTGACCTTGAAGAACGGCGAAATGCTGACGGCTGACAATGTAGTGCTCGGGATCGGCCTACAAGGCAACCTGCGCAAACTGGCGTGCCCGGGCGGCGATTGGGACGGTGTTCAGTATCAACTCGACGACCCCGACGAATACGAAGGGGAAAACATTGTCGTCATCGGGGCAGGCGATGCCGCGATCGAGAACGCGGTTGCACTCGCCAAACAGAACAACGTGTACATCGTCAATCGGCGCGATGAATTCGCGCGCGCCAAGGACGGCAACCGCAACCTGATCGAATCGGCCATCGATAGCGGCGATATCGTTTGTTACTACAATGCCGATCCCAAGGAGGTAACGCCCGGTAAGCTGGTATTGACCGTTGCCGACGGCGAAGCTGAAATCGAGTGCGACCGAATCATTGCCCGATTGGGTGCGGTGGCGCCGCGTAAGTTCGTCGAATCCTGTGGGATCGAGTTCCCAAGCAAGGATCCGTCGTCGCTGCCCGAACTCAGCCCTCAGTACGAATCGAACGTTCCGGGTCTTTACATCGTCGGCGCACTTGCGGGGTTTCCGCTCATCAAACAGGCGATGAACCAAGGCTATGAAGTCATCGAGTTCATTCTCGGAAACCAAATCAAACCGGCCGATGAGCCGCTCCTTGAAGAGAAGTTCCGCTCGCTCCCCGGTGGCCGCTCGGTAGACGACGTGATCACGCATATTCGCGACAACGTACCGCTGCTTCGTGCCTTAACGCCGTTGCAGCTTCGCGAGTTCTTGCTCGATGCGACGATCCATGTCCCAAGTCGCGGCGAGATCGTGTTCGAACGCAACGACTACACCAATTCGTTCTTCATGATCGTCGAGGGGAGCGCCGACATTCTCATCGACGAGGACGACCCCAACATCAAAGTGACTGTCGGTGTGGGCGATTTTTTTGGTGAGATCGGGCTGATTGCGGGCCGCCGTCGCAGCGCGACGGTCCTCGCCGCCGAAACCTCGGTGATGCTGGAATCGCCACGCCGCTCGATGGTCAAGCTGATCAACTCGGTCGAGGCGGTCGAACGGTCGATGAACGAAGTGGCACTGGTGCGCCAACTGCGTACGTACCTGTCGCCGCACCTGACCGACGAGGCGATCCAACCGGTTCTCGAAACCGCCGAGGTGCGCAGCTTCAAGTCGGGCCAAGTGATGTTCAAGGAAAGCGATCCGGACGAGGGCGTCTACCTGATTCGGAAGGGTTCGGTAACCGTCTCGCGGCGGATCGGTGGCAAGGACATCGTCATCGCCTACGTGCCCGCCGGACACTATGTCGGCGAAATGGCCTTTCTCACGCGCGCCCGGCGGAACGCGACAGTGCGCGCTGCGATCAACACCGAGACCATCTGGATGGAGAGCGACAAGTTCCGCCAGATGATCGATGCGTCGCCCGAGTTGCGCGGCGAAGTCGAACGGCGCCTGCTCACGCGTTTCATCGAGAGCGAGAGCATGCAAACGCGCCCCGACGCCGGGAACATCATCCAGTTCCTCGTCGAGCAAGGCGTTGGCGAGGCGACCGACATCTTGCTCATCGACGAAACACTATGCGTCGCCTGCGACAACTGCGAGAAGGCCTGCGCGGAAACCCATGGCGGCGTTTCGCGTCTCAATCGCGAGGCGGGGCCAACCTATGCGAGCATTCATGTGCCGACTTCCTGTCGCCATTGCGAGCACCCGCACTGCATGGCCGATTGTCCGCCCGATGCGATACACCGGGCTGTCGATGGCGAAGTCTATATCGACGATAGCTGCATCGGTTGCGGCAATTGCGAACGCAATTGTCCCTATGGCGTGATTCAACTTTCCTCGGGTGCACCGAAGAAGCCCGGATTGTTCTCGTGGATGATGTTCGGAATCGGACCGGGGCCGGGTGAAAACAAAATCTGGAACAAGGCGCATAAAAAGGACGACGGTGCTCCCAAAGTCGCGGTTAAGTGCGACATGTGCCTCAATGTTCCTGGGGGGTCGGCCTGCGTCCGGGCCTGCCCGACCGGTGCGGCGATTCGCGTTAGCCCTGAAGAGTTCTTTTCGTTGTCAGAACTCGCGGCGCGCGGCTAG
- a CDS encoding serine protease: MRTSLFAAFLIATATTAQADIVSSGTGFIVNADGDIVTNQHVILYRDDAGDVRRCGGLQIVGLGFDGAAQVVGEAPRQDLAVLRFVELADGGRPPRVQQPTAAPPPPPARGGWRNVVEATARRGSVPQQQQSAESGFAVFAVERPTPGESVVAYGFPFGDLLSDEPKVSTGIVSALSGVANNVNNLQHTAPINPGNSGGPLLDGQARVVGVNNARLAIDGQQNTNFAIHGAVVTQLLDSLGVAYSRVGNGATATVPDIARRANGFTVKILCHA; encoded by the coding sequence ATGAGGACATCACTGTTTGCTGCGTTCCTGATCGCGACCGCGACAACCGCGCAGGCTGACATCGTGAGTTCCGGCACCGGCTTCATCGTCAACGCCGACGGCGATATCGTCACTAATCAACATGTGATCCTCTACCGCGACGACGCAGGCGACGTGCGTCGATGCGGGGGGCTCCAAATTGTCGGTCTCGGGTTCGACGGCGCGGCTCAGGTTGTCGGCGAAGCGCCGCGACAGGACCTCGCGGTCCTTCGCTTTGTTGAACTCGCCGACGGCGGACGACCGCCACGAGTCCAACAGCCGACCGCCGCGCCACCGCCGCCGCCCGCGCGGGGCGGCTGGCGCAACGTGGTCGAAGCCACCGCGCGGCGCGGTTCGGTGCCGCAACAACAACAGTCGGCCGAGTCCGGTTTTGCCGTCTTCGCGGTCGAGCGCCCGACGCCCGGAGAGTCCGTCGTCGCTTACGGGTTCCCCTTCGGCGATCTCCTATCGGACGAACCGAAGGTATCGACGGGGATCGTTTCGGCGCTCTCAGGCGTCGCCAACAACGTCAACAACCTGCAACACACCGCGCCCATCAATCCGGGCAATAGCGGCGGTCCGCTGCTTGACGGGCAGGCGCGGGTAGTCGGCGTTAACAACGCGCGGCTCGCCATCGACGGGCAACAAAACACCAACTTTGCGATTCACGGTGCGGTCGTCACACAACTATTGGATTCGCTCGGCGTCGCCTACAGCCGCGTAGGCAACGGTGCGACAGCGACGGTCCCTGACATTGCCCGCCGGGCGAACGGCTTCACCGTGAAAATCCTCTGCCACGCCTAG